In Blastopirellula sp. J2-11, a single genomic region encodes these proteins:
- a CDS encoding SDR family oxidoreductase: protein MSTGHSRRLIFGCGYVGLRVAQRWRKQGDKVFAVTRSADTAAQFTADGLQPILADVTDEDSLVELPAVDTVLFAVGYDRTAGKPIEDVYVAGLAKVLDHLPSHCGRLIYISSTGVFGDAAGQVVDEQTPCDPQRSGGKACLAAEELLRSHPIWQAKHVSLRLAGIYGPGRIPRAKEIAAKIAIPTPGAGALNLIHVDDAAETVLLAAAHPEPQPLYIVSDGHPVERTEYYAQIARSLNAPDPVYEAADPQSPAAQRAASNRRMSNALAVEHLGLKPQYPDYRTGLAAILGDSENGVRSQFRGEIGT, encoded by the coding sequence ATGAGCACGGGACATTCTCGTCGGCTGATTTTCGGTTGCGGCTACGTCGGCTTGCGTGTCGCCCAAAGGTGGCGAAAACAAGGAGACAAAGTCTTTGCCGTAACGCGAAGCGCCGATACGGCCGCCCAGTTCACCGCTGACGGACTGCAGCCGATCCTTGCTGACGTGACCGACGAGGACTCGCTCGTCGAACTTCCTGCGGTCGATACCGTGCTGTTTGCGGTCGGTTACGATCGCACAGCCGGCAAGCCGATCGAAGATGTCTACGTCGCGGGTCTCGCCAAAGTTCTTGACCATTTGCCCAGCCATTGCGGCCGCTTGATTTACATCAGCTCGACCGGAGTCTTTGGCGACGCCGCTGGGCAAGTCGTCGATGAACAAACCCCATGCGATCCGCAACGTTCCGGGGGGAAAGCATGTTTGGCTGCGGAAGAATTGTTACGATCCCATCCCATCTGGCAAGCCAAACATGTTTCGTTGCGGTTGGCCGGCATCTATGGGCCGGGAAGAATCCCACGAGCGAAAGAGATTGCCGCCAAAATCGCGATCCCCACCCCCGGCGCCGGCGCATTAAATCTCATTCATGTGGACGACGCCGCGGAGACAGTTTTGCTGGCCGCCGCGCATCCCGAGCCCCAACCACTTTACATCGTCAGTGATGGCCATCCCGTTGAGCGGACCGAGTACTACGCCCAGATCGCGCGCAGCTTGAACGCGCCTGATCCGGTTTACGAAGCGGCCGATCCCCAGTCGCCGGCCGCACAACGAGCAGCCTCCAACCGCCGGATGTCGAACGCGCTGGCGGTCGAGCATCTCGGCTTGAAGCCCCAATATCCCGACTACCGAACCGGCCTAGCGGCGATCTTGGGGGACTCAGAAAATGGGGTCAGGTCCCAATTTCGCGGCGAAATTGGGACCTGA
- a CDS encoding S1C family serine protease, whose amino-acid sequence MITVAKPTIAEPTVVQTAHFAEVLAGDAPSGLNELRALEKRVQEVAQKVIPCTVGVSVGGAQGSGVIVTEDGYVMTAGHVIGEPDRQAVITLPDGKKVKAITLGTDRSIDSGLLKITTPGKYEHLKMDHSAELREGQWVLVTGHPGGYVKDRLPVLRLGRVLAAYDDVVATDCVLVGGDSGGPLLDMDGDVIGINSRIGNRITANMHVPSDAYADNWTRLSDGEVWGKLPGTRPMLGVRCDKEKKAPIVVEVTPNSPAAKAGVEVGDRIVRFNGRETLSFDDLKLLVDQTSPGDQVDLIVQRGERTLTLSDVIIKDAREVGG is encoded by the coding sequence GTGATCACCGTAGCGAAACCAACCATCGCAGAACCAACCGTTGTGCAAACGGCTCACTTTGCTGAGGTTTTAGCAGGCGACGCGCCGAGCGGTCTGAATGAACTACGAGCGCTTGAAAAACGGGTGCAGGAAGTTGCCCAAAAAGTGATTCCCTGCACCGTCGGCGTTTCGGTCGGAGGAGCCCAAGGTTCCGGCGTGATCGTCACCGAGGATGGGTACGTGATGACGGCAGGCCACGTGATTGGTGAGCCAGATCGCCAAGCGGTGATCACGCTGCCCGATGGAAAGAAAGTGAAAGCGATCACGCTTGGCACTGATCGCAGCATAGACTCCGGTTTGTTGAAGATCACCACGCCGGGCAAGTACGAACATCTCAAGATGGACCATTCGGCCGAACTTCGCGAGGGTCAGTGGGTGCTGGTGACCGGACATCCCGGCGGTTACGTCAAAGATCGTCTGCCGGTGCTGCGACTCGGACGCGTGTTGGCCGCCTATGACGATGTGGTCGCGACCGATTGCGTGTTAGTGGGGGGAGATAGCGGCGGTCCGTTGTTGGATATGGATGGCGACGTGATCGGAATCAACAGTCGCATCGGCAACCGAATCACGGCCAACATGCATGTCCCGTCAGACGCTTACGCTGACAATTGGACCCGGCTATCGGATGGCGAAGTTTGGGGCAAATTGCCCGGGACGCGCCCGATGCTGGGCGTTCGCTGCGACAAAGAGAAGAAGGCGCCGATCGTTGTCGAAGTGACCCCCAATTCTCCGGCGGCGAAAGCTGGCGTCGAAGTCGGCGATCGCATCGTCCGCTTTAATGGACGCGAAACCTTATCATTTGATGATTTGAAACTGCTAGTCGATCAGACCAGCCCCGGCGATCAGGTCGATTTGATCGTCCAGCGTGGAGAGCGAACTCTGACGCTGAGCGACGTTATTATCAAAGACGCTCGCGAAGTCGGCGGTTAG
- a CDS encoding PDZ domain-containing protein: MMAKLSRERTIWSIATLLVTISVVGFAYGQERHEGMMARFLQKVNERSNVRVMAAFREVVAEPHDSTIELLIDNERVALGGIVDSQGWVITKASQILAQENVDKLICRLSNGDTFAATIAAQDRKFDVALIKIDATGLNPIEMVEAAPLVGSLLATTSPKEEPLAIGVMSSAARQIQSEFGVLGIRLPGVGEAVSEPRVMQVFDKSAADKSGLLAGDLIRSVNDVVIQTASELQKAIRGFQPGDVVRLTISRGDGNVDLLCTLGDRFTGVEGPEGMARHEFQNHLGGPLSSRRSGFPTVFQHDTFLRPEDCGGPVVNLDGKVVGLNIARAGRVASYAIPASILSEVVQRLKSEAAPQTVSTGAAAL, encoded by the coding sequence ATGATGGCGAAACTTTCGCGCGAGCGGACAATTTGGAGCATCGCAACGTTGCTCGTGACGATCTCGGTGGTAGGGTTCGCCTATGGCCAGGAACGTCACGAAGGAATGATGGCTCGCTTCCTACAGAAGGTGAACGAGCGCAGCAACGTCCGCGTGATGGCCGCTTTTCGCGAAGTCGTCGCCGAACCTCATGATTCGACCATCGAGTTGCTGATCGACAACGAACGCGTCGCGTTGGGCGGGATCGTCGATTCGCAAGGTTGGGTCATCACCAAAGCCAGCCAAATTTTGGCGCAAGAAAATGTTGACAAGCTGATTTGTCGTCTCTCTAACGGCGATACTTTCGCCGCGACGATTGCGGCGCAAGATCGCAAGTTTGATGTAGCGCTAATCAAGATCGACGCCACCGGGCTCAATCCAATCGAAATGGTCGAAGCGGCGCCGCTGGTTGGCAGTCTCTTGGCGACGACCAGTCCCAAAGAAGAGCCGTTGGCGATCGGCGTGATGAGTTCCGCCGCTCGGCAAATTCAAAGCGAGTTCGGCGTCCTCGGCATTCGCCTGCCAGGTGTCGGAGAAGCCGTGAGCGAACCCCGCGTAATGCAGGTGTTTGACAAAAGCGCGGCGGACAAGTCGGGATTGTTGGCCGGTGACCTGATTCGTTCGGTCAATGATGTCGTGATCCAGACCGCTAGCGAATTGCAAAAGGCGATTCGCGGTTTTCAGCCCGGCGATGTAGTTCGCCTGACAATTTCGCGCGGCGATGGAAATGTCGACCTCCTTTGCACCCTGGGAGATCGCTTTACAGGCGTCGAAGGCCCCGAAGGGATGGCTCGGCACGAGTTTCAGAATCATCTCGGCGGGCCGCTCAGCTCGCGTCGGAGCGGATTTCCGACGGTCTTTCAGCACGATACGTTTTTGCGACCAGAGGATTGCGGTGGGCCGGTCGTCAATCTTGATGGCAAAGTGGTCGGGCTCAATATCGCTCGCGCCGGACGGGTCGCCAGCTATGCAATTCCGGCCAGCATTTTGTCAGAAGTCGTTCAGAGGTTAAAATCAGAGGCAGCCCCGCAAACCGTTTCGACCGGTGCGGCAGCCCTTTGA
- a CDS encoding DUF4404 family protein: MTDAEQLRLKLQELQAELREIDEIDGETRRLLEGAMEEIHEALRHDNTEALQHPSLVDNLNRATQDFETSHPGLTRIVGNMVDILGNAGI, encoded by the coding sequence ATGACTGATGCGGAACAACTGCGCCTGAAGCTCCAAGAACTACAGGCCGAGTTGCGTGAAATCGACGAGATCGATGGAGAGACGCGTCGATTGCTGGAAGGCGCCATGGAAGAAATTCACGAGGCGCTGCGTCACGACAACACCGAAGCGCTGCAACATCCGTCGCTGGTCGACAATCTCAACCGTGCGACGCAAGACTTCGAGACTTCGCATCCTGGACTCACCCGAATCGTCGGCAATATGGTCGACATTCTGGGGAACGCTGGGATCTAG
- a CDS encoding PQQ-binding-like beta-propeller repeat protein, whose amino-acid sequence MNRFRLLPLALFASFAAACSTPSFAEEAWSRFRGPNGSGLAAAVDLKLPYSEADDLCWKTSLPGVGNSSPVLWGDNVFLLSGEKDGSFVYAICLNAKSGELVWKRDLASSGYRLHSKNTFASTTPAVDAHSVYITWSDGEQTTMASLTHDGKLEWTTDLGPWVSQHGFGVSPMLYDEYVILPLMQLGNPNKLNGRKEAQSRVVALDRATGRIVWEAARDGDVAAYSVPCLYQTKDGRDLLICCSSAHGMAAHNPMNGDQVWANPAFKMRSVSSPVVIDGVAYGSCGSGGGGNYVVAVNPETGETLYRFERSAPYVPGAVGKNGLTYLWYDKGIVTCLRTADGEKVWQQRIGGNYSGSPILCGDRLINISEEGEVVILAAGDAFQELGRFSLGEGSKASPAAANGKLYIRTDSQLFCLGEK is encoded by the coding sequence ATGAATCGTTTTCGCCTACTCCCGCTTGCGCTTTTCGCGTCCTTTGCGGCCGCCTGCTCCACTCCGTCCTTCGCCGAAGAAGCTTGGTCACGGTTTCGTGGTCCTAACGGCAGCGGCCTGGCTGCCGCCGTCGATCTAAAGCTTCCTTACAGCGAAGCGGACGATCTCTGTTGGAAGACGTCACTCCCCGGCGTTGGCAACTCGTCGCCGGTTTTGTGGGGCGACAACGTGTTTCTGTTGAGCGGCGAAAAAGATGGCTCGTTCGTCTACGCGATTTGCCTGAACGCCAAAAGCGGCGAGCTCGTCTGGAAAAGAGACCTTGCTTCCAGCGGCTATCGGTTGCACTCGAAAAACACCTTTGCTTCGACAACGCCGGCGGTTGACGCGCATTCGGTTTACATTACCTGGAGCGACGGCGAGCAAACGACGATGGCCTCGCTGACGCATGACGGGAAACTCGAATGGACCACCGATCTTGGCCCCTGGGTCAGCCAGCATGGATTCGGCGTTTCGCCGATGCTGTATGACGAGTACGTGATCTTGCCGCTAATGCAGCTGGGCAATCCCAACAAGTTGAACGGACGCAAAGAGGCGCAAAGCCGCGTCGTGGCGCTCGATCGTGCGACCGGTCGCATTGTCTGGGAAGCTGCTCGCGACGGGGATGTCGCCGCTTACTCGGTCCCTTGCTTGTATCAAACGAAAGATGGCCGTGACCTGCTGATCTGCTGCAGTTCGGCCCATGGAATGGCCGCTCATAATCCGATGAACGGCGATCAGGTTTGGGCGAACCCGGCGTTTAAGATGCGGAGCGTTTCGTCACCGGTTGTCATTGATGGAGTCGCCTACGGATCTTGCGGATCAGGCGGCGGCGGCAACTATGTGGTCGCGGTCAATCCGGAAACGGGCGAAACGCTCTATCGCTTTGAGCGTTCGGCGCCATACGTGCCGGGCGCCGTTGGCAAAAATGGCTTGACCTACCTCTGGTACGACAAGGGAATCGTCACTTGCCTCCGCACCGCCGACGGCGAAAAAGTTTGGCAACAGCGTATCGGCGGCAACTATTCAGGCTCGCCGATCCTCTGCGGTGATCGCCTGATCAACATCAGTGAAGAAGGCGAAGTCGTGATCTTGGCCGCAGGCGATGCGTTTCAAGAGCTGGGACGGTTTTCGCTTGGCGAAGGAAGCAAAGCGTCGCCAGCCGCTGCGAACGGCAAACTCTACATCCGCACCGATTCGCAGCTGTTCTGCCTGGGTGAAAAATAA
- a CDS encoding RNA polymerase sigma factor yields MTSDICLLVDQCRAGDDSAIRQFIDLFRHKVYALCFRMVGEHHEAEDMAQETFVRVIRSLHHWDRERPLEPWILTIAGNRCRTLLSKRKRRPQAHPIEEHVADHRPDLQPAQILAEEVHLALQQVRSEYRQAFLLFHEHELSYIEISQQLGRPLGTIKTWVHRARREMIARLSQRGVLEGREDEIRRV; encoded by the coding sequence TTGACCTCCGACATTTGCCTGTTGGTCGATCAATGCCGTGCGGGGGATGATTCCGCCATACGGCAGTTTATCGACCTGTTTCGACATAAAGTGTATGCGCTCTGCTTCCGGATGGTCGGAGAGCACCACGAAGCCGAAGATATGGCCCAAGAGACGTTCGTGCGCGTTATCCGCAGTTTGCATCACTGGGATCGTGAACGTCCGCTGGAGCCTTGGATTTTGACAATCGCCGGCAATCGCTGCCGGACGTTGTTGTCAAAACGAAAAAGGCGGCCTCAAGCCCACCCCATTGAGGAGCATGTCGCCGATCATCGACCTGACCTGCAGCCGGCCCAAATTTTGGCGGAAGAAGTTCATTTGGCCCTGCAGCAAGTCCGGTCGGAATACCGACAAGCCTTTTTATTGTTTCATGAACATGAACTGAGCTATATCGAAATCAGCCAGCAACTGGGACGACCGCTGGGAACGATCAAAACTTGGGTACATCGAGCACGGAGGGAAATGATTGCTCGACTTTCGCAAAGAGGGGTACTAGAAGGGCGTGAAGATGAAATACGTCGAGTTTGA
- a CDS encoding FHA domain-containing protein, whose product MQVMLRVVRGPNSGKEFKIPVDSFVIGRGDGCHLKPKSDMISRKHCELRVADSKLVIEDFGSKNGTFVNNEQISGTVELKMGDELRVGPLEFLVLIDHSLGAAKRPRVNSVKEAATRVAEAGLNDSDVAGWLAEADEEDRLDRIDNPEGRQFRIGETVSVEDFDEDMENPTSEDEESSSTKSGFMGIFSGRKKKEFGKLPKIDKDEASNSRDAAQETLKKMFDRR is encoded by the coding sequence ATGCAAGTAATGTTAAGGGTTGTTCGAGGACCAAACTCCGGCAAGGAATTTAAGATTCCGGTCGATAGCTTTGTCATTGGACGCGGCGATGGATGTCACCTGAAACCGAAAAGCGACATGATCAGTCGCAAACATTGCGAGCTGCGCGTCGCCGACTCGAAGCTAGTGATCGAAGATTTCGGCAGCAAGAATGGCACCTTCGTCAACAACGAACAAATAAGCGGCACGGTTGAATTAAAAATGGGGGACGAACTTCGCGTTGGTCCGCTCGAATTCCTCGTGTTGATTGATCATTCGCTCGGCGCCGCTAAACGGCCCCGTGTGAACAGCGTCAAAGAAGCGGCCACGCGTGTCGCAGAAGCAGGCCTGAACGACTCCGATGTCGCCGGCTGGCTGGCCGAAGCGGACGAAGAAGACCGGCTCGACCGGATCGACAATCCGGAAGGTCGCCAGTTCCGCATCGGCGAAACGGTCTCTGTCGAAGACTTCGACGAAGACATGGAGAATCCGACCAGCGAAGACGAAGAAAGTTCTTCGACCAAGTCGGGCTTTATGGGAATCTTCTCGGGCCGCAAGAAGAAAGAGTTTGGCAAACTGCCGAAGATTGACAAAGACGAAGCGTCCAATAGCCGTGATGCGGCCCAGGAAACGCTGAAAAAGATGTTCGATCGACGGTAG
- a CDS encoding biotin/lipoate A/B protein ligase family protein has protein sequence MAVDDSLLESTADSRTPTLRFYEWSAPTLSLGYFQKYADRWSHLESRDAACVRRASGGGAILHDQELTYSYCVPTADPRSSSVTGLFDLFHRALIRTLENLGVTATICGNPQKSGGDAPFLCFERRSSVDVIIDGYKVCGSAQRRGRGAVLQHGSILLARSEKAPQLPGIADLASTRISPSELQKAWLWELSNALTMNFEVGPLTKAESAKAVEIERERFAAVTWTEKK, from the coding sequence ATGGCGGTCGACGACTCCTTGCTGGAGTCGACCGCCGATAGCCGGACGCCGACGCTCCGGTTTTATGAGTGGAGCGCGCCGACGCTGTCACTCGGTTACTTTCAGAAGTATGCCGATCGCTGGTCGCATCTCGAAAGTCGCGACGCGGCCTGTGTCCGTCGCGCTTCTGGCGGCGGCGCCATATTGCACGACCAAGAGCTGACTTACAGCTACTGCGTGCCGACGGCCGATCCACGCAGTTCTTCGGTGACCGGGCTGTTTGATTTGTTCCACCGCGCTTTGATTCGAACGCTGGAAAATTTAGGCGTGACCGCCACGATTTGCGGAAACCCACAAAAGAGCGGCGGCGACGCTCCCTTTCTCTGCTTCGAGCGCCGGAGCAGTGTCGACGTAATCATTGATGGATACAAGGTTTGCGGCAGCGCCCAGCGCCGCGGCCGGGGCGCTGTACTGCAGCACGGCAGCATCTTGCTGGCGCGATCCGAGAAAGCCCCTCAGCTTCCGGGCATTGCCGATCTTGCTAGCACGCGAATTTCGCCCTCTGAGCTGCAAAAGGCTTGGCTGTGGGAACTTAGCAACGCTCTGACGATGAATTTTGAAGTTGGTCCGCTGACCAAGGCCGAGTCAGCGAAAGCCGTAGAGATTGAAAGAGAGCGATTCGCTGCGGTCACATGGACCGAGAAAAAGTAG
- the gcvPB gene encoding aminomethyl-transferring glycine dehydrogenase subunit GcvPB, with protein sequence MRNTRSTHLLTELSQPGRRAVVMPPCDVPETPLNELLPADVLAESPPALPELAEPEVVRHYTNLSTLNMSVDTHYYPLGSCTMKYNPKRNERLASLPGIVDLHPYQPEDSLQGILQLLYELQQFLTEISGLPAISLQPAAGAHGEWTALMSAAAYFRSIGQEQRKLVLSPDSSHGTNPASAQMAGFTAVTVRTVDGAVDMDDLRSKLNDQVAVFMITNPSTLGLFETQMAEIADAVHAAGGLIYLDGANMNAVLGISRPGDIGADMMHYNPHKTFSGPHGGGGPGAGPICVAEKIAPFLPSPMVVKEGDQYRLDYDRPESIGRVRTFFGNVGVLVRAYCYILSYGPDGLKAVSENAVLNANYLLSKVKHFLPVPHGLRCMHEFVASAAKLKQEKGVTAMDIAKRLLDYGFHAPTVYFPLTVPEAMMIEPTETESKEMLDSFVEILFRITEEPADLLHDAPHTTPISRPNEVQAARQPCLRAVCG encoded by the coding sequence ATGCGTAATACACGATCCACTCATCTGTTGACCGAACTTTCGCAACCGGGTCGCCGCGCTGTGGTGATGCCCCCGTGCGATGTGCCTGAGACGCCGCTGAACGAATTGCTGCCGGCTGACGTTCTGGCCGAGAGCCCGCCCGCTTTGCCGGAACTGGCCGAACCGGAAGTTGTGCGTCACTACACAAACCTGTCGACGCTCAACATGTCGGTCGACACGCATTACTATCCGCTCGGTTCATGCACGATGAAGTACAACCCGAAACGCAACGAGCGACTCGCTTCGCTGCCGGGCATCGTCGACTTGCATCCCTATCAGCCCGAAGATTCGCTGCAAGGGATCCTGCAGTTGCTGTACGAACTGCAACAGTTTCTGACCGAAATCTCCGGTCTGCCGGCGATCTCGCTGCAACCGGCCGCCGGCGCTCACGGCGAATGGACCGCGCTGATGTCGGCCGCCGCCTACTTCCGTTCGATCGGCCAAGAGCAGCGCAAGCTGGTGTTGTCGCCTGACAGTTCGCACGGCACCAACCCGGCGAGCGCACAGATGGCCGGGTTCACCGCGGTCACGGTCCGCACGGTCGACGGCGCGGTCGACATGGACGACCTGCGCAGCAAGTTGAACGACCAGGTCGCTGTCTTCATGATCACCAACCCGAGCACGCTCGGCTTGTTTGAGACGCAGATGGCCGAAATCGCCGACGCGGTTCACGCCGCTGGCGGTTTGATTTACCTGGACGGCGCCAACATGAACGCCGTGCTGGGAATCTCGCGTCCCGGCGACATCGGCGCCGACATGATGCACTACAACCCGCACAAGACTTTCAGCGGTCCTCACGGCGGCGGTGGTCCCGGCGCCGGTCCGATCTGCGTCGCCGAGAAAATCGCGCCGTTCCTTCCTTCGCCGATGGTGGTGAAAGAGGGAGACCAGTACCGACTCGACTACGATCGTCCCGAATCGATCGGGCGCGTCCGCACCTTCTTCGGCAACGTCGGCGTGTTGGTGCGGGCCTACTGCTACATCCTGTCGTACGGACCAGACGGGCTAAAAGCGGTTTCGGAAAACGCGGTGCTCAACGCCAACTATCTGCTGAGCAAAGTGAAACACTTCCTGCCGGTTCCGCACGGGCTACGCTGCATGCACGAGTTTGTGGCCTCCGCGGCGAAGTTGAAGCAGGAAAAAGGGGTCACGGCGATGGATATCGCCAAGCGACTGCTCGACTATGGCTTCCATGCTCCGACCGTTTATTTTCCACTGACGGTGCCAGAAGCGATGATGATCGAGCCGACCGAAACGGAAAGCAAAGAGATGCTCGACTCCTTTGTCGAGATCCTCTTCCGCATCACCGAAGAGCCGGCCGACCTATTGCACGATGCGCCCCATACCACGCCGATCAGCCGACCGAACGAAGTTCAGGCGGCGCGGCAGCCTTGCCTGCGGGCCGTGTGCGGCTAG
- the gcvPA gene encoding aminomethyl-transferring glycine dehydrogenase subunit GcvPA yields MAYLFNTPQEQQEMLASIGAASIEELFEQIPASLRLGRPLDLPPAMGELELTQHLATLAAKNQGPGDKVCFLGGGSYDHFIPAAVDAIASRGEFYTSYTPYQPEVSQGNLQAMFEYQTLICELTGLDVSNASLYDGGSAIAEAVIMSMNTMRRHDKIVVLGSVHPEYRQILDTYFGPLGTQIVVVPTPGGTVDPAEVAAVVDDQTACVVVQSPNFFGSPEQVQALADIAHAKDALLVQSFDPLSLGVIKRPGDLGADIAVAEGHSLGSPMQYGGPYLGIMACREKFVRRMPGRICGETVDRRGKRCWVLTLQTREQHIRREKATSNICTNQGLFALRASIYLALMGPHGLQDVGELCARKSHYAATQIASQERFELAFSAPFFKEFVVRDLQNDVATVLADASEAGFFAGVALGTWFPELADCFLVTVTEKRTRVEIDGLVKTLALTTNRTTIHA; encoded by the coding sequence ATGGCTTACTTATTTAACACTCCCCAAGAGCAGCAAGAAATGCTCGCCTCGATCGGCGCGGCTTCGATCGAAGAGCTGTTCGAGCAAATCCCGGCGTCCTTGCGTCTCGGTCGTCCTCTCGACCTGCCGCCAGCGATGGGTGAACTGGAATTAACCCAGCACTTGGCGACGTTGGCCGCCAAAAACCAAGGCCCCGGCGACAAGGTCTGCTTCTTAGGGGGCGGTAGCTACGATCACTTTATTCCCGCGGCGGTCGACGCCATCGCTTCCCGCGGCGAGTTCTATACCTCCTACACTCCCTATCAACCGGAAGTGTCGCAGGGAAACTTGCAGGCAATGTTCGAGTACCAGACGCTCATCTGCGAGCTGACCGGCTTGGACGTTTCCAACGCGAGTCTGTACGACGGCGGCAGCGCCATCGCCGAAGCGGTGATCATGAGCATGAACACCATGCGTCGTCATGACAAGATCGTCGTCCTCGGCAGCGTCCACCCCGAGTATCGACAGATTCTGGACACCTACTTTGGCCCGCTTGGCACGCAGATTGTCGTCGTTCCGACGCCCGGCGGAACCGTCGATCCGGCCGAAGTCGCGGCGGTCGTTGATGATCAAACCGCCTGCGTCGTCGTTCAGTCTCCCAACTTCTTCGGCTCGCCCGAGCAAGTTCAGGCCTTGGCCGACATCGCCCACGCCAAAGACGCGCTGCTTGTCCAATCGTTCGATCCGCTCAGCCTGGGTGTGATCAAACGTCCCGGCGACTTGGGCGCCGACATCGCCGTGGCCGAAGGGCATTCGCTCGGCTCGCCGATGCAGTACGGCGGCCCTTACTTGGGCATCATGGCTTGTCGTGAAAAGTTCGTCCGTCGCATGCCGGGCCGCATCTGCGGCGAAACGGTCGATCGACGCGGCAAGCGCTGCTGGGTGTTGACGCTGCAAACGCGCGAACAGCACATCCGCCGCGAAAAAGCGACCAGCAACATCTGCACCAACCAAGGCCTGTTCGCACTGCGGGCTTCGATCTATCTCGCCTTGATGGGTCCGCATGGTTTGCAAGATGTAGGCGAGTTGTGTGCCCGCAAGTCGCATTACGCCGCGACGCAGATCGCGTCGCAAGAGCGGTTTGAACTGGCGTTTTCGGCGCCGTTCTTCAAAGAGTTTGTCGTCCGCGATTTGCAAAATGACGTCGCGACCGTCTTGGCTGACGCGTCAGAAGCAGGATTCTTCGCCGGCGTTGCGCTGGGAACCTGGTTCCCCGAACTGGCCGACTGTTTCCTGGTAACGGTGACCGAAAAGCGAACTCGCGTCGAGATCGACGGTCTTGTGAAAACCTTGGCCCTGACCACCAATCGGACGACGATCCATGCGTAA
- the gcvH gene encoding glycine cleavage system protein GcvH, protein MDPSQLLYAKTHEWAFVEDQDGGKVATVGISAFAIEALTDLVYLELPKVGAQTTAGQPFGEIESVKAVSDVYAPVTGEVIAVNEELPNKLESLNDDPYTGGWIAKIKITDESGLANLLDQSAYEKQCQEEG, encoded by the coding sequence GTGGACCCTTCTCAACTGCTATACGCCAAAACGCATGAATGGGCCTTCGTCGAAGATCAAGACGGCGGCAAAGTAGCGACAGTCGGCATCAGCGCCTTCGCGATCGAAGCGTTGACCGACCTGGTTTATCTGGAACTGCCGAAAGTCGGCGCTCAGACGACCGCTGGACAACCGTTCGGCGAAATCGAATCGGTGAAAGCGGTCAGCGACGTTTACGCTCCGGTGACCGGCGAAGTGATCGCCGTGAACGAAGAGCTGCCGAACAAACTGGAATCGTTGAACGACGATCCCTACACCGGCGGATGGATCGCCAAGATTAAGATCACGGACGAGAGCGGTCTGGCCAACTTGTTGGATCAGTCCGCCTATGAAAAGCAGTGCCAGGAAGAAGGCTAG